TGGGCCGGTGGACGCAGCTGGAGAAGCGACGAGTGCGAGGGATGGCCTGGTGATGCTGGTAGCAACCTGGGATGCACGAGATACACTAGGGGCAGCATCACCGATCGATGGAAGCCGACGACCGATGGGCTATACCGAAAGACCTTCATTTGCCAAAAAATCATAAGTGGTGGATGGCAACTGGGCCTCCCAGTTAGCAAATGGAAACATAGATTCATCGAACACCACATGGTGAGAAATAATAATCTTATTGGAAGACAAGTCCAGACACCGGTAGCCTTTGTGATCGGAGGGATAGCCAAGGGAAACACATATGGCACAGCAGGGCGCAAGTTTGTTGATGGTTGTGGCAGAAAGGTTGGGATAGCACAGACAACCAAAGACACGTAGATGGGAGTAGGAAGGTTGAACCCCATGGAGAGCGAAATGATGTGTGCCGAGGTTTAGAGTTTTGGTGGGGTGAAGATTGTAAAGTTGAGTTGCTGTGTGTAGGGCTTCCACCCAATAGGAAGGAGGGTGGCTAGCTTGGAACATGAGGCTATGGATGACGTTATTAGTAGTGCGGATAATGCGTTCAGCTTTTCCATTTTGGGGGGAAGTGTGGGGGCATGACATGCGAAGAGCAACGCCATGGGTGAGGAAAAAAAGCGAGTGGAAGAGTTATCAAATTCCCGGCCATTGTCACATTGGACGCTTTTGATGGTGGTTGAAAATTGAGTACGGACATAAGCAAAAAAATGGGCTAGTGTGGCGAAAGTGTCGGATTTTAGGCGGAGCGGGAAAGTCCACAAAAAATGGGAGTAGTCATCAAGAATAACTAAATAATATTTAAAGCCGGACATGCTGACAACAGGAGATGTCCATAAATCACAGTGAACTAAATCAAAGTTTCGAACGGCATGGGAACAGGAATGGGAAAAAGGTAAATGACAATGACGACCGAGTTGACAGGCATGGCAGATGGACTCGGTGTCACATTTATTACACTCGATAGCGGCACTGGAAATGAGTTTCGTTAACGCCGACGAGCCAAGATGACCAAGACGACAATGCCAAAGTGAAGTGGATGCAGCGAGGAGAGCTTGGGGACTGTGGAGGCTTAGCAGCTTGGGGTAGAGGTCACCGGTACTATTGCACCTGGCGATCATGCTCCGAGTGTGAAGATCCTTCATAGGAAGACCAAAGGGGTCAAACTCAACTGAGCAAAGGTTGTCAGTAGTAAACCGATGAACGGATATCAAATTTTTAATAATATGAGGGGACACAAGAACATTCTGTAGAGACAAAGGGCGTGCATAAGGAAGATTGGTGGAACCTGTGGCGGTGACAAGTAACAAGGAACCGTTACCGACAACAATATGGGAGGGAGTGGAACGGGACGGTAAAGCAGGAGATCGTGGAGCTTGTTGTGCAATGGGGTGGTTGGGCTTCAATCCCATGTATCCCTCTATGTAATGCAATGAAAAAGTCCAAGAAAAAGTTGTGGCAATTGTGCAGTGCAAACTTGTCGTGTTCATCTAGTTTTGCGTGTGTGCGTTCCAGCGTTCGTGCTCTCTCCACGGTGAGCACGCTCAATCACCGCCTCTCCACCGTCGTTCCAGGGACCGGCCACCACGGCTGGGTTCCAACAACTGGTACTAGAGTCGGTTGATGTTCTACGGTGGGTCGATCAGCCCACCCCGAGAACCTCCGAAGAGGAAGTTTGTGATATTGCGAAGGCAACCGAAGGAGGAGATGGGTGACGGTCCAAGCTTCGTTGCCGGTGGCATCAAGAAGAGCTCCCTAGTCTAGCCGATGCTCACTCACTCCAATTATGTGGAGTGGGCGATGTTGATGCAAATCAACTATGAGGCAATAGAGATATGGAGGTAATTGACCCAGGGACCAACGTCAAGCAGTCATAGGACCAACAGGCCATGGGTGCTCTGATGAGATCCATTCCAAGGGAGATGTGGGGAACACTTGGTGCGAAGAAGATGGTGAAAGAGGCGTGGGAGACCGTGCAGGTGATGAGGGTCGGAGCAGTTCGAGTGAAGGAGATAAGTGTCCAGAACCTTCTCAAGGAATTCGAGAACATCGAGTTCAAAGAAGGAGAAAGCATGGATGATTTCGGCATGCGGATCACCAACCTTGTTGCCACACTCAAATACCTTGGTGAGACTATTGACAATCCTCGTGCTGTCAAGAAATTTTTGTGTGTGCTGCCGTCCCGTTTCAATCAAGTTGTCGTATCCATCAAGATGTTCTGTGATATGAAAACATTGTCGGTGGAGGATTTGTTGGGGCGGTTGCACGCTGTAGAAGATTGGTTTGAGGACAAGGTCAAGTAGATCACTGATAAAGCCGGGTGGTTGCTACTCGCTGAGGAAGATTGGCTGGAGAAGCCCAAGCACCGATTTCAACAATTGGGTTCGCTGGTGAAGAAGGAGAATGGAGGAGCTTGCGGTCAGGGCAAGGACAAGTTTGTGTCACGCTAGGAACCGCAAAAGGGTAGTGTCAAGCTCACTTCAAAGGGTACTCCACGCCATAAAGGGGGTGCCAGAATTGTGGCATATATGGCCACTAGGTGCAGGACTGCAAGCACCCAAAGAAGGAGAAACGTGAGGAGCAAACCTTGCTAAGGCTGACGTTGATCAGGCGACGTTTCTTCTTGCGACAGTTCATGACGTCAAGCCAAAGCAGCCTAAGATGGTGCATTTCCAAGAGAAGAAGGTGATTCTTGTTGAGTGCGAGGATGGTGTTTGGCATCTTGATATAGGAGCAAGCAATCACATGACAGGCATGTGGTCTGTGCTGACAGGCCTTGATATGTCAGTGCACAGCACATTGCATTTTGGAGATGGCTCCAGTGTCAATATTGAAGGCCTCGGCTCGATGATCATGATAGGCCATGGAGGAGAGCACAAGGTATTAACAAATGTTTACTACATTCCTAAGTTACAGAGTAAAATTGTTAGCCTTGGTCAATTAGAGGAAGCTGGGTGCAAGGTAGTGCTGGAGAATGGTTTATTGCAGATTTTTTATTGAATTGATCAGGGAAGGAGACTGATTGTCAGTACTCCACACACTGGCAATTAGTTGTACAAGTTGCAGATCAAAATGGCAACACCAGTGTGCCTAATGCTGAGTATCACTGACACAGCTTGGCTTTGGCATGCTAGATATGGACATTTGAATTTCAGGGCTCTCCGAGAATTGGGTAGAAAGGGGATGGTCAATGGAGTGCCAGTGGTGGATCATGTTGAGAAGGTTTGTGAAGGATGCACTTTGGGAAAACAACATCGAGCACCGTTTCCAAAGTCATCATCGTACCGAGCTCAGAAAGGTTTGGATTTGTTTCATACTGATTTGTGTGGACAGATTTCACCTCCAACACCAGGTGGCAAGGCCTACTTTCTGCTAGTTGTTGATGATCATAGCAGATACGTGTGGATTGAGCTCCTCAGATCAAAATATGAGGCTTTGGCTTACCTGAAGAAAATTAAGGCAAGGGTTGAAACTGAATTAGAAGGGAAGCTAAAAGCAGTCAGAACATATCGAGGGGGTGAGTTCAACTCCAGTCAGTTCTCAGTGTTTTGTACTGAATTTGGAATCAAACATTATACTACTACACCATACACACCTCAACAAAATGGGGTAGTAGAAAGAAGGAACTAGACTATTGTTGAGATGGCAAGATGCATGATGAAAAGCAAAGGAGTGCTAGCTCAATTCTAGGGTGAAGCAGTCACCACAACAGTCTATGTGCTTAATAGGGCTCCAACCAAGAGTTTAGAGGGAGTCACTCCCTATGAAGCCTGGCATGGCAACAAACCTAGTGTTGGACACCTGAGGGTGTTTGGGTGTGTTGGACATGTGAAGAACATTGGACTTGGGGTAAGAAAATTGAGTGACAGATCAGTGAAGATGGTGTTCTGGGGTATGCAGAGGGAACCAAAGGCTATAAGATGTATGATCCTAAGTCAAAGAAGCTGCACATAAGCAGAGATGTCATTTTTTAAGAGAACAAAGGCTGGGACTGGAGCAGTTACTGTAGTAGTCAAGACAGACCTGAATTCTTCATCACTGAATTTTAGTCTACTGTAGCCCAACCGACAACAGATGCAGAGCAAGGCAGTCCACAGTCTAGGGGGCCTGAACCAACATCACCATCATCTGCACAAGTATTTCTAGTGTTTGGGAGCCCCTAGGAGTCAGCCACACACACTGCATCAAGTTCACATTCACCTGGAGGAGCTGGAGCTCAGTGGGTAACACCACCTGGAGAGCAAAGCTCTGAAAGTGATGAACTGACACCCAGATTTCAGGTCACTGTCCAACCTGTATGATACAACTGAGAAAATTTAGAATTTTGAATATAGTGGGTTGTGTCTTCTTGCTACTGATGAGCCTGCTAGTGTAGAAGAGGCTCTTGAGGAGGAGTTTTGGAGAAAAGCAATGGAAGGTGAACTTCAGTCTATGGAAGAGAACAACACCTGGATGCTCTCTGATTTACCCAAAAATCATCAGGCAAATGGTCTGAAGTGGGTTTTCAAAGTTAAGAGGGATCCCGATGGGAGCATTGTCAAGTGCAAAGCTAGGCTTGTTGAAAAGGGCTATGCACAGAAAGAGGGGTGGATTAGGAGGTTTTTGCAGCAGTAGCTAGAATGGAAACAATAAAGGTACTATTGGCTTTAGCAGCACATGGCAACTGGGAAATTCATCATATGGATGTAAAATCAGCCTTCTTAAATGGTGTGTTGCTTGACGAAGTTTATGTTAAGCAGCCCCTGGTTTCATCAACAAGGAATGTGTAGGCAAAGTGTTCAAACTCAACAAGGCTTTGTAAGATCTTAAACAGGCACccagggcgtggaatgccaagctgaaTCATGAGCTAATCAGTTTGGGCTTTGTGAAGAGTAAGCTTGAGCATGCTGTGTACAAAAGAGGTGAAGGTGATTCACTCTTGTTAGTTGGAGTGTATGTTGATGACTTGATAATTTGTGGTCCGGACAGTGGCAAGATTGCTGAATTCAAAGGACAGATGATGAAACTCTTCAATATGAGTGACCTTGGCTTGCTCAGTTATTACTTGGGGCTAGAAGTGAATCAATAGGGCTCTAAAATCACTATTAGTCAGAGTGCTTATGCCAAGAAAATAGTTGAGCAGTGCCAAATGAGGGGATGCAATCCAGTTGACACTCCTATGGAACAACATGTCAGATGTATGACAGCAAAGCTTGGAACTAAAAAAGATGCTACAAGGTATAGGAGCATTATAGGCAGTTTGAGGTACCTTGTGAATACAAGACCTGATATTGCATAGGCTGTGGAAGTTGATAGCAGGTTCATGGAAGCACCAGACAAGGAACACTGGGCTGTGGTAAAGAGGATTGTCAGGTACATTGCAGGCACAATCCATCTTGGGCTCAGATACAAGAAAGGAAGCAGCTCAGAATTATCTTTGCTAGGGTATATAGACAGTGACCATTCAGGTGATCTAGTACACCGCAAGAGCACATCTGGAGTGGTATTTTACTTGGGTTCTAGTCTGGTGACTTGGGCTTCACAGAATCAGAAGGTGGTGACCTTATCTACTTGTGAGGCAGAATATGTTGCAGCTGTTGTAGGAGCATGTTAGGGTGTTTGGCTCAGTATGTTGGTGGCCGATCTGATAGGCAATGAGGTTCAGAAGTTCAATCTTCTTGTTGATAACAAGTCAGCCATAGAGCTGAGTAAGAATCCAGTGCACCATGAC
Above is a genomic segment from Miscanthus floridulus cultivar M001 chromosome 3, ASM1932011v1, whole genome shotgun sequence containing:
- the LOC136543595 gene encoding uncharacterized protein; amino-acid sequence: MGALMRSIPREMWGTLGAKKMVKEAWETVQVMRVGAVRVKEISVQNLLKEFENIEFKEGESMDDFGMRITNLVATLKYLGETIDNPRAVKKFLCVLPSRFNQVVVSIKMFCDMKTLSVEDLLGRLHAVEDWFEDKVK